CGTTCTGACTTTATTCTATTGTTTCATTCCAAGTACTGTCACAACATTGATCCTGAGACTTTACACCTGGGTTGCTAGGATCCAAAATGTCACCCCTGCCTCCTATCCTCAAATCTATGCTCCCATGAGCATACATAAGTCATTTTATAAATCATTGTAGAAATTTTTTTGCACCTTTATTTCTGTGTAGACCTTATATTTGTACTTTGAACTGCTTAACTATAGATtgcaaagaatatttatttaattttcaccagCACTTATATGTGTTTGTAAAAGTATTATTTTGAGGTTACCTTAATCCTATATTTTCTCAATGTTGAAATATAAGGGATAGTACTTCATATTTTCCTGATTAGTggaatgaattttattaaatctcaaaaTTAATTATGAAATTAATTTATGAAATTAATTTCATTGCAAATAATGACtttcttaagaaataaaaaatgttctcTCAATGAGATGCAAAACATTATCAGGTATTTGTATGAAAAATGAATGTACAAGAATGGCTTGACCAGTATTCAGTGCAAGTTATTTTGTAAAGACATGttgagaaaattaatgtaattaacatATAGCTTATTTTAAACACCAGCAAGGTGAAAATATCCAGGGCCATTTATCTTTACCTTAGATGATTCTTTATATGCCATATAATTTACTTACTGAGAACAATGCTATTCTTTTAATTGAATCTTTGAAGGCTTTCTTAACTTGATTGTTTCTCAAGGTATAAATAAAGGGGTTCAATGTAGgtgaaatagaagaaaagagcAGTGAACCCACTTTGTTAATGGTCACTTCTTCCTTTGCTGTAGGATTCATGTAGATGAAAATGCAGGTGCCATAACTGATGGAAACCACAATCACGTGGGAAGAACAGGTTGAAAAGGCCTTCTTCCTTTGCTGGACAGACAGGAATCGAAAAATTGTCCTGATGATGTAAGCATATAAAAGAACTACACAAGTAAGAGTCATATTCAGGGTCAGTATTGCGCAGATTATAACTGTCTGCTCTATGAACCATGTGTCTGAGTGTGCGATTTTCACTAGGGGAAATGCATCACAGGCAAAATGATCAATGATGTTAGAGTCACAAAATTCCAGTTTTAAACTGAGGCTAAGTGGTGGGATTATTATACACAAACCAGCTGACCAACAACAGATGGTGAGACTGCTGCAGACTCTTTTGGTCATGTAATGCAGGGGTTTGCAGATGGCCACACAGCAGTCATAGGACATGGCAGCAAGGAGCAAAATTCTGATGCTCCAAAGAGGTCAGTAAAAACACTTGGATGGCACAAGCATTGTAGGTGATGACCTTGTCACCCATAGCTATGTTATATAAGTACCTAGGAACACATGGGGATGTCAAGGAGATTTCTAAGAAGGTGAAATTTTGTAAGAAAAGGTACATGGGTGTTTTAAGATGGGAATCTACAAAGGTAAGTGTGATGATGGTCAGGTTCCCAGTTACACTTAACATGTAGGTGAgaagtagaaatataaaaatcagaacCTGGAGCTGAAGGTCATCTGTCAGTCCT
Above is a window of Choloepus didactylus isolate mChoDid1 chromosome 8, mChoDid1.pri, whole genome shotgun sequence DNA encoding:
- the LOC119542700 gene encoding LOW QUALITY PROTEIN: olfactory receptor 6C2-like (The sequence of the model RefSeq protein was modified relative to this genomic sequence to represent the inferred CDS: inserted 2 bases in 2 codons), which produces ITTFILLGLTDDLQLQVLIFIFLLLTYMLSVTGNLTIITLTFVDSHLKTPMYLFLQNFTFLEISLTSPCVPRYLYNIAMGDKVITYNACAIQVFXTDLFGASEFXLLAAMSYDCCVAICKPLHYMTKRVCSSLTICCWSAGLCIIIPPLSLSLKLEFCDSNIIDHFACDAFPLVKIAHSDTWFIEQTVIICAILTLNMTLTCVVLLYAYIIRTIFRFLSVQQRKKAFSTCSSHVIVVSISYGTCIFIYMNPTAKEEVTINKVGSLLFSSISPTLNPFIYTLRNNQVKKAFKDSIKRIALFSVSKLYGI